The region TGAACAGTCCACATGCCTGTGCCTCTCTGTGCATATACATTGGAGAggacaaatgcataaaataccaGGTGTCAGAAACAGAAGGATGAACAAGCTGGGAGACATTTTCAATATCTGATATTCCATCAAAGCCTGGAAACAAACAGATACACCCTTCTTTTAATATGCAAACACAATTAGGCATCTGCATGGGTCAGTTAGCATTAGGCAAAATTTTCAATAAACCTCGTTGTTGTTGAGTCCTTTTATAATTGTTCCAGTGATTAAACTAACAAAGCTCCCCTTCATTTATAGTCCAAATGCTTAATCCTTCAATTGGGGCTATGTGGTAGAGAGGGACTCTCTCCCCCTACTTGCTCCtgtattttctcccttcttttttcccttcctttaccAGTCTTTCTTATTTATCTTCCCAGAGccttaaaattacaaaatggcATTCTCTGCAAATAGAGAGTCAGAATCTTAAGCTGTTACTCTTTTTGAGAATATCCCTTCTTACTCAGATAGGAAAAAATGGCTGTCGTgcctggggtttgtttttttgttttttttttttttttaaatctctgcgGTAATGTAATAGTCAATATTGTGTATAGAGTAAGATTTGATTTAGATATTAAGACAGTACTTTGAAATTCATCTTTGTCTCTTTGGGATAAATATGTCCTAGCAAAACATTTCAAGGCACTTGAAAAATTCAGACGAATACCATAATTTAAACCTCCCAttttatagtgatttttttatgtatatttcagtGCCGATTCTAAAAGAAAGCAGCGTGTATATTTACAAagtgaatgaatattaaaaagaaaccccTCCACTGACACTGCAGCAAATTTCTGGTGCATGCACTTGCTTGCTACTGAATATATATTCAATCCTCACGttgactttttctttaataaaaggaaaaaaattcccaAGTCAGTCTTTTACTGATCTAAATAACAGCTTACCATAGTGTCGTCTTCAGCAGCAGCATCTCATTTTCTCCGGGAAACTTAAGCTTTAAAGGTCGCCTTGCTCTGGAGAGTGGGAGCCGCTTCTGGCTGTGGGCTGTGCTTGCCCGCTCAGCTGCGTTGTGCGGCTGTGAGCCCGAGCTCTGCAGCCACCTGATCAGTCCACAGAGGACTGCAGCGCTGTCATTGGTGCTGACTCAAATTTAGTGCAAGAGGTGCACACGCAACAAAATGGGCCccccaagtttgtttgtttttttttttaatttacagcaTGGAGCATGCCCATCTACCTCCCAGTCTGCCAGAGGATGTGGTGCCTCGTGCCCATTAGACCTGGCCCTCACTCATTTCTGTGTATTTGAGCTCAGGTTCCACATTCTGACATTGCCTCATGAAGAATGTGCGGTTCTCTTTTTAAAGCCTCTACTCCTTATTCTTTTTACACGTTGGAAAATGTTGAACACGAACTTGACCGTCCTTTTCTAAGCTGttaatttaactatttttaactCCTGCCTTTTCATGTTCTTCTAAAATGGTTCAGTTGTcctgtcactttttaaaataacagaatacaATCTATGTTTCATTTTCGTGTGCTCCCCCAACATGCTGATTATTATGTATAATCAGCTTTTCAGATTTATCAACCACTTCAATCTTCCTTTTTCGGAAGTACCGAAGTACTTACATATGGGGTTATTTTGTCATTATCTTTCTGGTACAAAGGATCATTTAGCCCAGACCACACATAAGCAagactacatttttaaatgagcatCTCATGCTTTTAGTTAAATTCATATGGTCagataaacatgttttattttatgtcttttaggTTAAGGATCTTTTTTCTCTATGCAACTCAACTTCGTTTAGTGAGTGGGTATATGTATTGTTCCGTCCAGAGACATCTTCGATACAACAGGAGTGACCGTGTATTcatttgattttgtgttttaaaaataattgtatcaATTTTAGGTGATTTCTTCAGAATGTTTCACATTTTGCCTTACTGAGAAAgcaatttatagttttaaaattgcataggggagcctgggtggctcagtcagttgagcgtctgacttcagctcaggtcctgatctcagggtttgtgagtttgagccccatgtcgggctctgtgctgaccgctcggagcctggagcccgcttcagattctgtgtctccctctctctctgccctcccctgtttgtgctccgtctgtttttcaaaaataataaacattaaaaaaatttttttaaagaaataaaattgcacaAAATAACGTCAAAGGCAAAACTTTGGTCATGAGTTTTAGAAAATGTGACTAGATTTGTAGTAGCTTCTGCTTCACCCTTTAGTGGATTGATTGTATGAATAATCTGTAAAAGCTCAAATCTAATTCCCAGAATATCCACTTTAccttagaaaagaaagcaaataaagttATGGGATTTTCATTAGCAAATTGTTACTATTTAAAAACCAATTCTTAGCATGTTACATGTAAAGAAGATCTCCTTATGCCTTGTTGTtaatcctttgtttttctctaaatttgCCATTCCTTTGCCCCAGATTTTACCCCAAACagaatttattatattaaaatttgaagtttattttcttagaaaagaaaCTATACTCTAAGAGTCACCTTTTGTATAAAATtcacgttcctcaaaaaatatctatattttcaAAGTCTGCAGTGTTAGAGATTTATTATTGATTAGGTGCTTTATTCCCACTTTACTTGGAGAGTTCACCCTTGGACTCTTAATAAGATTCTTTCTATGGATTTCAGAAACCAGTCATCAATCTTAGTGCTTAAAAGTAATGTGTTAAAAATACTACGTTCAGCAATATTGTGGAAATAGAGAACGATTGTTTTGACATTTAGATTTCTTACATTTTAGCTCCTGTATATACTGTTATACTTCAAGGGATGAGACTGAGGGTCAGCTTACCAGACACCTAAATCTCTGTTACAATTTTAGGAAGTCTCATTACATCAGTGTGGAAATAGAATTACCCAGTCCCATTATACTtaccagtacttttttttttctgaaaccagGAACATGTTATTTCATTAACTTACGGACTCAAATGAATTTGGGTTTAGGCTTTATTGAGATTAGATTCTGCTGTATATACTAGAAAATTCTAATACGATGGTAGTGACAGTATTTCTCATTTCAAGTTTGGGGACATAACCAAATTGCTTCCTATTATTCAaagattattataaaattttcaaaaagataaaggggaaacatttttaatatatttgaattgTAACAATCTGCCCTTATGTTTTTGGAAGCTCTCATCAAGTAAAATAATACCATATATTACTATTACTCAAATAATTTTGTATAGCCTTAAGTGTTTGTTACAACGTATTTTAGATACGATTTCAGACAAATTGCATTTTAGATAAGTCTGTCAAGTCAGGAGTTCCAGCTATTGAAGCAACTATTATATTCTAGAGACTAAGCGGTATATTCATTTAACATACTCTTTTGTGAAATGCCCTGTCCTAGGATATATTACCCCAACCTTGTGAAAGGTGTAACAGATTGCCCTGCCAGGGAACAACTGTCCCATGGTAATCAACAATTTAGAAGCCCActcggtctgtctgtctgtcttttttttttttctttttttactgattcccattttatatttttatgaagtttttaaATCTTGGTTCCAGtataggtaacatacagtgttctattcgtttcaggtgtacagtatagtgattcaacaattctatacttagtgctcatcaccaTAAGAGTACAGtagtttgtctttatttcttaaaaaaaaattttttttattcttatgtatatttttaagtttgtttattttgagagagacagcgtgagcaggggagaggcagagagagagggagacagcacagagcctgatgcagggcttgaactcacaaactgtgagatgatgacgtGAGCGCAAacccaagagtcgaatgcttaaccaactgagccacccaggcgcccctaaaaaaaatatttttttacgtttattcattttgagagggacagagagagagagggagagagaatctcaagcactgacagtacggagcccagtgcagggctaaTACAGAATGCAaagtcctgacctgagctgaaaccaagagttgggcgcttaaccaactgagccaccctagcacccctgtctgtctgtctttctttttttctttcttcctttttttttgggggggggggggttgtttattttttagagagtcAGTGcatgagcgggagaagggcagagaaagagggaaacacagaatccaaaacaggctccaggctccaagctgtcagcacagagcctgatagggggcttgaacccatgagccgtgagatcatgacctgaactgaagtttgacacttaactgactgagccacccaggcgccccttcatttcttcatttcttatacTCGTAATATCTGTCATGCTTATTTGAGAGTCAAAGTactacattttctgtttttagtaaCATAGTTGGCTATTCAGACTGAATTTTCTGCTGGAAACAAGAGTACTCAGCAAAGTATTTAATGGCATGGATGAACTGACAAGATAGAAATGATCAGGTTAGAACCCATGTGGATCAGTTTCTtgtcccacctccccacccctttttttccCATGCCACTGGCTTGTTGCCAgaactcatttattccttctggATTTATGTTTGCTTCCTTGTaaacatttaatttgtttctctgtccaccatatttcctataaatggtTCCTAACAGCATTAACAAAATTGTTCATTCGTATCATCGTACAATAGTTTCAAATAATGCCCGTATTGCTAGAGACAGATTACACACTAttgaataaaatttaagatttctttgtagTTCTTTTTGTTCTTAGAATATAATTCACTAAGGATGTATAGTCCATTCTGTTGTCTAATACAActtgaaataatgtttttttctctgtttatgtCACCAACTTTACAtaaagttgggttttttgtttctattaGTTAATAGTTTTTAGGGACTGCTTAAGTCAAAACAAGATATATTCAGAGAAATCTTGCTTCTGTGTCCCCTTCACCCTATTCTATTCTTCCTCCTATTGGTGGTGACTATTTGTATTaacttttggttttatattaactgtctgtcttttttttgcaaacatattaaaatatgtatgtattgtatGTTCTTATTCCCTTTGCTTGTATTAAGGGCTGTATACTAAATATGCTGTTAtacatcttattctttttttccttaatatatcTTGAAGATCATTTCCCATCAGCAAATAGAGATCTTTCACATTCATTTCACAATGCTTAGTACTCTTTATGGGATTGTACTTACCATGGTTTATTCCAGCATCCCTATTATGAACATCTGTGTTGTTACCAGACTTTTGCTGTTACAGATAATGCCAGTGAATACCCTGGCACCTAAGTAACTTCATTTTTTGTCCGGTGAATCTTTGAAAAAGATTCCTAGAAGTAGGATTGCTTGGTGAAAAGGTAAATGCATTTGGAATTTGTCTGGATATCACCGCATTTTTCTGTGTAGTCCATACCATTCTGCAGCCCCCTCAACAGTGAATCACAGTGTCATTCTCTGTCACCTCACCATACACTTTGTTGTTGAACTGTTGGATTTATAGCAATCCGCTGGGATCAGTATCTCAGGGTAATTTTAAATACAGTGCTCTAATTTGAAGAAAGTTGtacatctttctgttttcaggagccattaaaagtttttcttctgTGACTGTCTTTTacattttggacatttttttctatgttgttgtgggtccttccttccccccaaatagaattttttttttaattcggaAATATTAGCCCTTTGTCTTATGGTTGCAAATTTTTTCCAGTTTGCCTTTGACTTTATTACAgtggaatttgttttttgttttttgacagttaaaagttttttatataattggattttccttttctttttattgcttctgGAGTTTGAGTCTCAGctgggaagatttttttcttccaggttatAAAGCAATTCTCATATTCTATTACTTatataatttcatgttttatatttatatctctgGTCTGTTTGGTGCTTATCCTAATGTATGGatccaattttatctttttccaaatgTCTATCCAATTGTCCCCATATTTCTTCCACTGATTTGAGAtttgagtctatttctggactttgcATTCCATTTGTCTAATCAGGTATAAGTATCACAGTGCATGATTATTATAATGTTTTAACCATAGGTGCCCAAATATTTTGCTACGTTACTTTTTGATTAGATCTAGGTAATAACAATTACAGCACACATCATTGTGTCCCCCACTGCCAACACCAAATGGAGTACATGTGTGATACATATATGTTGCAATGCATGACATAGGTGCTCTTTGGTCCTCTACTAGTGAAAAGAGTCCTGACCCAGGAGTCAGGGAACAAACTCAGCTTTTAGCACCGCTACTAAGCAAGTCACTACTCTTTCTGGCCTATTTTCTCATCAGTTAACAAATAAAAGGAGTTGAACTGGATGGTCTTCAGGGTTGTTTCTGAGTCTGGTTAGTGCTGATCTGGTAAGAGCACCACTGCCGTATGGTAGTTCAGTCTACGTTTTATCCCCCTGGGCcttgtccttttcccattttcatgaaacaaaatttttcttccaCTCTGGATCCTGGCTCTTCCATCTTTTTTGTAGGTTTTTCTTTGTTCCAGCACTTTCTTCTCTCCTGGATGTCTTTTATTAGCTTGCATTTCTTTCTGCTGATTAAGCAAGGATTGCCACTGTTTGGCTGCTCGGCTTCCACTGACCTCAGTGGGGAAAATTACATGCAGTAAATGGGAATCCTTTTTCCCCCTggcagagaattttttaaaaaagacaacacCCAAAACTAGCTGCTGACAGTAAGACTGTTCTTCAGTTGTacagagaacagaaggaagaaagctgCATGTAGGGTTTGAAGAAATCAGATGGGACTATGACCAGGTCATCGGCTCCTGGTTTATCCGTAAGAGTTGGTGTTTCCCTGTATTTCCCAGCACCCATCCTTCAAGAGATCAGGAAAAGAggtaatgagaaagaagaacagaagTGTGGAAAGAGCCTCTTGAGTATCCATCTTACATGTGAAATGAGAAGGGTTATGATGATTTAAAGCACATCAAAGTCTTGaccaaatataaaaacatagcTTATTTATCCTAAATAGAATTCAGGAAATTCATAGGAAATTCTTAAACTCCTGATTGCTGCTGAGTAGGATTAACCTTAAAAATGCTAAGTTTGAAAAACAACATGAAAGAAGCGTTTtcaagtgggagacaaagaaccaATGTAATATGGCAAGAGACATGCTTCAGGAATAAACGCCAGGAAAATAAGTCCAAGGAAGTGTTTCTGCAGATAAGGCTTTTTAATGGTCAGTAAGGGATGGTTTAAAAGATTTAAAGGgaaatattgtatataaaatttcAGTGTCCAAAAAAGCCcgctagttttttgtttttgtttttgtttttctactaaCGTGGGAGCTTTGTTAGTTTCTTGAACACCAGTGCTACAAATAAGTACTGTATTTTGTTCTGAAAAACCCCACAGTTATGAGGAGTTCTTCACGGTTAAACTACTGACAAGACCACCACATTTTATTCTGAGTGATGGCTAGGGTAAGGAAGAAGACCACATGCTTGTTGGGCAAAGAAACACTTTTGTGGGCACAGGCCGGCACCCCCACAAGCCTAGCCCAGGAACGCTCACCGCCTGGACTCTGACAAAGATTAGGTCCACCCCTACTCTGGTAACTCAGTTTCATCACTTGTCAGGTAATGGAGAAAAGACGAAATTCTGCATAGGAAAGGTGGTTTAAGAGTTTATATGTATAGTGTCAGAAAGTGTCCATTTAAGGAAAGTTGAGAATCATCCGTATTTGATGTAGTCTGTTTTTCTTGGAAAAATCATTCAAATTTGGAATGGAGCCATAGAagtgtggttttgtgtgtgtggttttattttttgttttcctttataagatttcattttgtttgggtGCTAGAGCCATAGAACGAAGAAATTTTTACAGATGCttagttttaggggcgcctgggtggctcagtcggttaagtgtccagctcttgatttctactcaggttatgatctcacagtttgtgagttcaagccctgcatcaggctctgtgctgacagtgtggagcctccttgggattctgtctccctgctgctgtctctgcccctaccctgcttgaattctctctttctcaaaataaataaataaactcaaaacaaataaaattttaaaaaaggatgttaGCTTAAAAAACTGTGCTCCCCCAATGTCTGCAGTTTATGGTGCAtgcttatatttttttcagagtaaACATCCCCaatccaacccccacccccacaatttGATGTTTTAACATACTTGCTTTACTATTTCCAGTGAGAGCTAAAAGGAAATTTTTGTATTCTCAAACATGCATTTTAGTTTCTCATCCCCACAAACTTGGAATATGTATTTAATACTTGAggtgttaatttaaaatttggagtttcagagcaccctgctggctcagtcagcagagcatgcgattcttaatcttggggttataggtttgagccccacattgtgtgtggagattaattaaaatcaatcttaaaggggcgcctgggtggctcagtcagttaagcgtccgactctcaatttcagctcaggccatgatctcacagctcgtgagttcgagccccgcgtcaggctctgtgctgtgacaacctgcttccaattccgtgtctccctctctctgtctgcccctttcctgctcgcgttctgtctctcagaaagaaataacatttaaaaaaattttttaattaaaaactttaaataaaatttggagttttgtttaaaacttggagtatgtatttaatttctcatcccctccctccccatctcaaactttgaaatggaaaaacaaagtgtTGTTTATTCAATGTAACTTTACACACAGCTATTCAGGAAAAAAGTATATATCCATTAGATGATATGAACTATATGTAGAGTGCTTATTTCCAAAGTGGCTAAGTTACTGACATACATACCATCCACATAGGTAAAATGTTCTCTACATTAAAGTTAGGTACAATAGCTAGTAAATAGATCACTgttatgtcattttttaaaaataagttccaGCCATGCACATGGGCTTTAGCAGATTTCAGGTAGTTcctgaataaaaatcaaaattggcTACCAGTTgccttttaatatatttcatcacatgaagagaaaaaaaagatggagttcTGTAGGAAGGATGGAAAATCAGCTAAAAAGCAAATTACAGTATTTATAACAGTTCTTCAGGTGGGGGTGGCAAGGATTCACTGTGGTCTTGACCAGAGTCAGGAGGAATAGAGAATTCCTGACCCTGGATCTCATTGTGGGAATCTTCCTGGTTTTTCATGAAATCTTCTGGTGCCGGGGGCAAGTGAAATGAGTCGGGAGGAGGTGGAAATGATTGTTCAAACTCAGAATTGTAACCTTCACAGACTTGATTGAGACAGTCCAGAGATGGTGGGAGATTGGTGGACTCATTTGGAAGAGGAGATATAATTGTCATTGTGGGTTTGTCAGATTGGTTACTCTCCTGTCCTTCCAAATCAAGAAGTGGGGAAGGTGGTGGATAATCTGCATCATCTGAAGAAGAAATAGCAGTGCCGATCGTTGATCCCCCAGCACTCTCCTCTGACGTACCATTTACctgatcttttattttctctgttttggcGTTGTTGGAATCTCCAATGTGTTCACTTGATTCAAACAACTTAATTTCTAAGTCATCTGCTATGAGTGTGTTTTTGCTTGGTTTCCAGGGCATAAGTGAAACAATTGATGTCCTTTTCACGGGTGCTTCATTTTCTCTAAAGTTATCCAAACAGATGTCGGGGGTTTCACCATCAGCAAATGGAGACCTACCTGCCCAATTCTGATCATTTGAAACTGGTTTTCTCAAGCATTTCCATAGCACAATCATGATTATAGCTACAAACATAGACGTCAGAATTACACCCACTAATGTGGCAGCTGTCAAATTAGAATTGGTTTCCCGTGGGATATTTGTGTTACTGGTAGTTTCTAGGATGAATCCTGGAGTCACCCTCTGTGAACTTTTGACACTTGGGGTTGGTGGTATAGATGGATTATGAACAGTTGGTAGTATTGGTTTTCCAGAAGACGTGTGGATAGATGATGGTTGTTGAGTGGAAGTGTAGAGAAATGGCGGCAGTTGTTTGGTAGAAGTATGGGCAGATGGTGGTAGTTGTCCGGCAGAGGTAAGCACAGGGAGTACTGTTTGTCGGGAGGAGGCGTTGGCCGTTGGTATTGGTGGTTGTCTGGTGATGTTAGAGGCAGGTGGTTGCCCAGCAGAAGTGTGCGCTGCCGGTTTTTCAGAAGGAGCATAGGCCCCTGGTATTGATTGTCCACCAGCAACTTTGGCAGTTGATATTGGTTGTGCAGAAGAAACATGGTTGAATTCTGTTGGTTGACTCCAAGGATTCCCTGTTGTGTTTTGAGAATTAGCTGAGACGTTGAGCCTTGATGATATAAATACAGGAGACTCTGTTGTAATTTCTTCTGTCGTTAAGAGAAATGTATCACTGAGGTGTCCACAAAACAAACTTAAGATGAAATATTTGGGATCCATTTcagaatgtttcctttttatcagtggttttataatgaaagaaagaaagacaggtgTTATTTGgtgtctggcacaaagtaggtagGTATTTGAGAAGTATTTATCGTTTCTAATTTAGACTTCATACATACACTGCAGTGTAAATACTCTTGAATACATCCTAAACTTAACCATAAAACACGTGGACCTCAGAGGCAAACGTCTCTCTTCGTTCTTTCATAAGATCTGTACTTGGCCCTGCTACCCCTTTAGCTTCATTACCTCATAATCCTTCATTTCACAGTCCTACTTCTTAAACACATAGGCTCTGTGTGCTGGTTCCATATGCTCTCTACTTTTCTCTTCCTTGCGACTAGAAATATACCAGTCCTGTTGCTTTGAAGGACACCGATAATCATCTATTACCTAATCCaacagtctttttctttcctccctctctgaacCACTTTTGACACTATTGACTGTGCCTTCACTACTATTCAAGTAGCTCTTTGTGATAGTCTTCCTTTCATGTTAATCTCACTAGctcctgtttttctcttcttaaatatGGGTACTTGGTATTCAGTCCTCACTCTTACCAGCTTTTCTCTGATCCTGAATCTATAAAATTTCAGCTCTCGCCTATATGCCATAACTCCCAAACCTGCACGTCCAGCCTAAATCTCCTTAATTCCGATTGCTTTCCGTGACTTCTTGGTGGACATCTCCATGTATATATCCTACTGCCAGCAAATTTAACATACTCAGATCAATCCATCTTCATCATCTTTATGTCAAAACTGACtcctctcttctctattttcatTAATGGTATTGCCTTTGGTAAGTTTTTCATGCACAGAGTCTACTGTGTTCGTAGGCTCTGCAGCATCCTCAGAGTCTAGCACTATGTCATTAGGACATATGTCATTAGGAGCTCATACTCTTAAAGGAGTCCACTCAACTCAGAATCCTAAGTGATCTCTGAATCTGAGACCGTTCTGTCCAGTTGGTTAGTGTTGTCTTGCCGATGCTCTCATTTATTTATCGATGAACACTATCTTTGTGTCAGGCCTGTTCTAGGTTtgagagacaccccccccccacacacacacccaaaataCAGTTTCTAGTGGTGGAAACAAGTAATAATTGTAATAATTGAATAAGTTTTCTCATAAATGTATGCAAGAGAAGCACAGAGGAACTAACATAGCCTGGGAGGTCTTCAGGCAGGGTTTCTCAGAGAAGTAAAACTTGAACTGAATTTTGAAAGGTCTGTAAGAACGaactaagcaaataaaatattccagTCAAGGAAACAACATATGGACACGGGTAGAGAAGGCACATGTGTAAGTTTGGCAGGCAGGGCTTTTTGTGGGATGTGGTAGATGGTAAAACTTGAAGAGTTAAGTTCCAGGTCTACTTCCAGCATGTAACTCTCCATCTAACTATGAGAACTAGTCATTTCATCTCTCCTGCTCTCAGTTGCCTTATTTCTAAAGTGAGGAGTTACACTAAGACGGTGTTCAACACTAGGTGTGATATACCTGTTTTGTACATCATTAAACACAATGATAACTATTTGGTTGTTTCTTAACATTAGGGAAAGGAACA is a window of Prionailurus viverrinus isolate Anna chromosome E1, UM_Priviv_1.0, whole genome shotgun sequence DNA encoding:
- the EVI2B gene encoding protein EVI2B, with protein sequence MDPKYFILSLFCGHLSDTFLLTTEEITTESPVFISSRLNVSANSQNTTGNPWSQPTEFNHVSSAQPISTAKVAGGQSIPGAYAPSEKPAAHTSAGQPPASNITRQPPIPTANASSRQTVLPVLTSAGQLPPSAHTSTKQLPPFLYTSTQQPSSIHTSSGKPILPTVHNPSIPPTPSVKSSQRVTPGFILETTSNTNIPRETNSNLTAATLVGVILTSMFVAIIMIVLWKCLRKPVSNDQNWAGRSPFADGETPDICLDNFRENEAPVKRTSIVSLMPWKPSKNTLIADDLEIKLFESSEHIGDSNNAKTEKIKDQVNGTSEESAGGSTIGTAISSSDDADYPPPSPLLDLEGQESNQSDKPTMTIISPLPNESTNLPPSLDCLNQVCEGYNSEFEQSFPPPPDSFHLPPAPEDFMKNQEDSHNEIQGQEFSIPPDSGQDHSESLPPPPEELL